The Chitinophagales bacterium genome has a window encoding:
- a CDS encoding FUSC family protein, which yields MRIVQPYKQLNKLIVNETFEPDVSWGLRMAIAAMAPLIWGVYTGRLVEAGWVALMAECICWVELKGDFQHRLKLLAGSSALAILFALLGSVTGHILWLSVIMMAAVAFVSSLLKNIGNRGSGLAICVYALFIFCNAYPTSTIPELQERAMLVVGGALWNGVAAVVASVFVPAQRPYRRSIAIIWKSISALTQTIAKGWDGSGPRSNEHDIYLKEKDIRTAIDASLELFETMAHESTEKDGDEHVLAQVRKAAAIVGIQVTTISEEMHNLHRSMLDSSICVKIFSLLRAMEQTLERMAVYTITHEPAEELILRSRISRLNKLTTLLKERIPDAGSENGPHIARIILLAERNTKVIDAAFKHLQSIVQEKSMIRSYSMMKTIFILHPKYWLRYIQILFNFGTFTARYALRSAIAAAIAMFIYKFWNIDHGYWIPFTLIIVTQTYFGATLKKARDRVIGTVAGGIVAGLFLRLPTGLYLQEALLFLTFIPMIVFLRKRYSWAAFFITVNLVLLFNINRELSSDLILTRALSTVAGSLIAVVAGFALLPTWDKKWLPVHLSHAIHMNYVYFCAIFFPGKQEGVWTKYKRNAESANSNAFDSFNRYMEEPAFRKRPFAIFYYIITHNIRITRELNNIQLEQGDMNDDTDQDLVLRQQKLLTDCDRLFVKNVYLLKSIDPSSTYNLLTDGSMSQPHILLSNHQEIYLEKMLVELKAMNNDLEILAEKLPRIMQL from the coding sequence TTGCGTATAGTACAACCATATAAGCAACTTAATAAGCTCATCGTAAATGAGACATTCGAGCCGGACGTGAGTTGGGGGCTGCGCATGGCTATTGCCGCTATGGCTCCGTTAATATGGGGTGTGTACACCGGCAGGCTGGTAGAAGCAGGCTGGGTAGCCCTGATGGCAGAATGTATTTGCTGGGTAGAGTTGAAAGGAGATTTTCAGCACAGGCTTAAGCTGCTGGCAGGTAGCTCTGCTTTAGCTATACTTTTTGCATTGTTAGGTAGTGTTACCGGGCATATATTGTGGTTGAGTGTAATTATGATGGCGGCAGTTGCCTTTGTTTCTTCATTATTGAAGAATATAGGCAACAGGGGTAGCGGGCTGGCTATTTGTGTGTATGCATTGTTCATATTCTGTAACGCATACCCAACCTCTACGATCCCTGAATTGCAAGAGCGTGCAATGCTGGTAGTGGGGGGCGCTTTGTGGAATGGTGTAGCAGCAGTAGTAGCATCGGTGTTTGTTCCCGCCCAGCGTCCTTACCGGCGGTCGATAGCCATCATATGGAAATCGATAAGTGCACTTACTCAAACTATTGCTAAAGGGTGGGATGGCAGTGGCCCAAGGAGTAATGAACACGATATATACCTGAAGGAAAAAGATATACGAACGGCTATTGATGCTTCATTGGAATTGTTTGAAACCATGGCTCATGAGTCTACAGAGAAGGATGGAGATGAGCATGTGCTGGCGCAAGTGCGTAAAGCTGCAGCTATCGTTGGTATACAGGTAACTACTATCAGCGAGGAGATGCATAACCTGCACCGCAGTATGCTGGACAGTAGTATCTGTGTGAAAATATTTTCTTTACTGCGTGCTATGGAGCAAACGCTGGAACGCATGGCAGTATATACCATTACTCACGAACCGGCGGAGGAGCTGATACTCCGCTCGCGCATCAGCAGGCTGAATAAGCTGACAACATTGTTGAAAGAACGTATTCCGGACGCGGGGTCTGAAAATGGGCCGCATATCGCAAGGATCATACTGCTTGCAGAGCGTAACACTAAAGTGATAGATGCGGCATTTAAACATCTTCAAAGTATTGTACAGGAAAAATCGATGATACGGTCATATTCCATGATGAAGACCATATTTATCCTGCACCCTAAATATTGGCTCAGGTATATACAGATACTGTTCAACTTCGGCACCTTTACCGCCAGGTATGCGTTGCGTTCTGCTATTGCTGCTGCTATTGCCATGTTCATATACAAGTTCTGGAATATTGACCATGGTTATTGGATTCCATTTACACTGATCATTGTAACACAAACCTACTTTGGTGCTACACTGAAAAAAGCACGTGACAGGGTGATAGGTACCGTAGCAGGTGGCATTGTTGCCGGTTTGTTTTTGCGATTGCCTACAGGACTGTACCTGCAGGAGGCATTGCTGTTCCTGACGTTTATACCTATGATCGTTTTTTTGCGCAAACGATATTCCTGGGCAGCGTTTTTTATTACAGTCAACCTGGTATTGCTATTTAACATCAACAGGGAGTTGAGTAGTGACCTGATACTGACCCGTGCATTGTCAACTGTTGCGGGCTCTCTTATTGCAGTGGTGGCAGGTTTTGCATTGTTACCTACCTGGGACAAAAAGTGGTTGCCCGTGCACTTGTCGCATGCCATACATATGAACTATGTTTACTTCTGTGCTATATTCTTTCCGGGCAAACAGGAAGGGGTATGGACAAAATACAAACGCAATGCAGAGTCAGCCAATAGCAATGCATTTGATTCTTTCAATAGATATATGGAAGAACCTGCATTCAGGAAACGCCCTTTTGCTATTTTCTATTACATTATCACACATAATATAAGAATTACCAGGGAGCTGAATAACATACAACTGGAACAGGGCGATATGAATGATGATACAGACCAGGACCTGGTGTTGCGGCAACAGAAACTTTTAACAGATTGTGACAGGCTATTTGTGAAGAATGTGTACTTACTCAAAAGTATAGACCCGTCGTCGACATATAATCTTCTTACTGACGGATCAATGAGCCAACCCCATATATTGCTGAGTAATCACCAGGAAATATATCTTGAAAAAATGCTGGTGGAGCTGAAAGCAATGAACAACGACCTTGAAATACTGGCCGAAAAGCTGCCACGTATCATGCAGTTGTAG
- a CDS encoding redoxin domain-containing protein, which produces MTKYIRTLVLAFVLIAGVNISFGQDIAAYDAEMLMKRLAASPDTLFVVNFWATWCGPCVKELPEFDKLAGNYKGRPVKVLLVSLDFKEDYQKKIPKFVQKKKLEHEVVWFNETNANEFIPKIDNEWQGSIPATLLFYKKRSYRKFIEGTIHSDNLKVLIDKQLMARY; this is translated from the coding sequence ATGACTAAATACATACGGACCCTGGTATTAGCTTTTGTCTTAATAGCAGGCGTCAATATATCGTTCGGACAGGACATAGCAGCTTATGATGCTGAAATGTTGATGAAAAGATTAGCAGCTTCGCCTGATACATTATTTGTGGTCAATTTTTGGGCAACATGGTGCGGCCCTTGTGTGAAAGAACTGCCCGAGTTCGATAAGCTTGCAGGTAACTATAAAGGCAGGCCTGTGAAAGTATTGCTGGTAAGCCTGGACTTTAAAGAAGATTATCAAAAGAAGATACCAAAGTTTGTACAGAAGAAAAAACTGGAGCACGAGGTGGTGTGGTTCAATGAAACCAATGCTAACGAGTTTATTCCTAAGATAGACAATGAGTGGCAGGGCTCAATACCTGCTACATTACTGTTCTACAAAAAAAGAAGCTATCGTAAGTTTATTGAGGGCACTATACATAGCGATAACCTGAAGGTGCTGATCGACAAACAACTCATGGCCAGATACTAA
- a CDS encoding acyl-CoA carboxylase subunit beta — protein sequence MDKLSLLQDKISQAMQGGGEKRIESQHKKGKLTARERIQLLLDEGSFEEVGMLVTHRSRDFGMDKEVYLGDGVVTGYGTINGRLTYVFSQDFTVFGGSLSETHAEKICKIMDLAVQNGAPLIGLNDSGGARIQEGVVSLGGYADIFHRNVKASGVIPQLSAIMGPCAGGAVYSPAITDFILMVEHTSYMFVTGPNVVKTVTHETVTSEELGGAQTHASKSGVTHFACANEVACIENLKQLLSYMPQNCEDDAPVYAYDIADEKRPVLNDIIPDNPNQPYDMKEVIEQVVDTDSFLEVHKNYAENIVVGFARIGGRSIGIVANQPASLAGVLDIDSSKKGARFVRFCDAFNIPLLVLVDVPGFLPGTDQEWHGIITNGAKLLYALSEATVPKVTVITRKAYGGAYDVMNSKHIGADLNYAWPTAEIAVMGAKGAAEIIFKKEIAEAADSEAKLKEKEQEYIDKFANPYGAAARGFIDEVILPDATREKLIRAYKMLENKVELRPKRKHGNIPL from the coding sequence ATGGATAAGTTATCCTTATTACAGGACAAGATAAGCCAGGCGATGCAGGGCGGTGGCGAAAAGCGCATTGAAAGCCAGCATAAGAAAGGCAAACTGACTGCCCGCGAGCGTATCCAATTACTTTTGGACGAAGGCTCATTTGAAGAAGTAGGCATGCTTGTTACACACCGCAGCCGCGACTTTGGTATGGATAAAGAAGTATACCTTGGTGATGGTGTTGTGACAGGTTACGGCACCATCAACGGCAGGCTTACCTATGTTTTCTCACAAGACTTTACCGTTTTCGGGGGTAGCCTGTCAGAAACACATGCTGAAAAGATATGTAAGATAATGGACCTGGCTGTGCAGAACGGAGCACCACTTATAGGCCTGAACGATAGTGGCGGTGCCAGGATACAGGAAGGTGTAGTGTCATTGGGTGGCTATGCCGATATCTTCCACAGGAATGTAAAAGCTTCCGGTGTTATACCTCAGCTTTCTGCCATCATGGGGCCATGCGCCGGTGGTGCGGTATACTCGCCTGCAATAACAGACTTTATCCTTATGGTAGAACATACTTCATACATGTTCGTAACAGGGCCTAACGTGGTAAAAACCGTTACTCACGAGACCGTGACCAGCGAAGAACTGGGTGGAGCACAAACACATGCTTCCAAGTCCGGCGTTACACATTTTGCCTGTGCCAACGAGGTAGCTTGTATAGAGAACCTGAAACAACTGCTGAGCTACATGCCGCAAAACTGCGAAGATGATGCCCCTGTATATGCATATGATATCGCTGACGAGAAACGCCCGGTATTGAACGACATTATTCCTGATAACCCTAACCAGCCTTATGACATGAAGGAGGTGATAGAGCAGGTGGTTGATACAGACTCGTTCCTTGAAGTACATAAGAACTACGCTGAGAATATTGTTGTCGGTTTTGCACGTATCGGCGGTCGTAGCATTGGCATTGTGGCCAACCAGCCTGCCAGCCTGGCTGGTGTACTGGATATTGACTCAAGTAAGAAAGGTGCCCGCTTTGTTCGTTTCTGCGATGCCTTTAATATTCCGTTACTGGTATTGGTAGACGTTCCGGGCTTCCTGCCGGGTACAGACCAGGAATGGCATGGCATCATCACCAATGGTGCTAAACTGTTGTATGCACTTAGTGAAGCAACCGTACCTAAAGTAACCGTCATTACCCGCAAAGCATATGGAGGTGCTTATGATGTAATGAACTCTAAACACATCGGCGCCGACCTGAACTACGCTTGGCCTACTGCTGAAATTGCCGTAATGGGTGCCAAAGGTGCTGCGGAGATCATATTTAAGAAAGAGATAGCCGAAGCTGCTGACAGCGAAGCAAAACTGAAGGAAAAAGAACAGGAATATATTGACAAATTCGCTAATCCTTATGGTGCTGCCGCCCGTGGATTCATTGATGAGGTGATACTACCTGATGCCACACGCGAAAAACTCATAAGAGCTTACAAAATGCTTGAGAACAAAGTAGAACTCAGGCCTAAACGCAAACACGGCAATATTCCTTTATAA